The genomic window GCTGTGTCCCTGCGACAGGCTCTCGCGTTCGTTCGGTTCGCCCGCCGCGCGCCCGTTGTACCCCACGCCCACCACCCGGTGATGCCGGTCCAGGATGCACGCCCCCACCCGCACCTTGCTGTCCGCGCTGCGCGTCGCCCACAGCCGGGCGGTGGCCAGCCCCAGCTCATCGAACGACGGGCGGGTCATACGGCCACCGGGGCCTTGATGCCGGGGTGAGGGGTGTAGCCGTCCAGGCGGAAGTCCTCGTACTGGAAGTCGAAGATGTCCTTCACCGCGGGGTTCAGGTGCATGACGGGCAGGGGGCGTTCCTCGCGGCTCAGCTGAAGCTTTGCCTGCTCGAAGTGGTTGCGGTAGAGGTGCACGTCGCCGCCCGTCCAGATGAACTCGCCGGGTTCCAGACCGCAGACCTGCGCGACCATCAGGGTCAGCAGGGCGTAGGACGCGATGTTGAACGGCACGCCCAGGAACAGGTCCGCGCTGCGCTGGTACAGCTGGCAGCTGAGGCGACCGTCCGCGACGTAGAACTGGAACATCGCGTGGCAGGGCGGCAGGGCCATGTCGTCAATCTGCGCGACGTTCCAGGCGTTCACGATCAGGCGGCGGCTGTCCGGCGTGCGCTTGATCTGCTCGATGACCTGCGCAATCTGGTCAATATGGCCCCCGTCTGGAGTGGGCCAGCTGCGCCACTGGGCGCTGTACACGGGGCCCAGGTCGCCGTTTTCGTCGGCCCATTCGTCCCAGATACTCACGCCGCGCTCCTGAAGCCACTTCACGTTGGTGTCGCCCCGCAGGAACCACAGGAGCTCAACGATGACGCTTTTCAGGTGCACCTTCTTCGTGGTGACCAGCGGAAAGCCGCGTTGCAGGTCGAAGCGCAGCTGCGCGCCGAACACCGAGCGGGTGCCGGTTCCGGTCCGGTCGGTCTTGTCGGTGCCGTGCTCCAGCACGTGCTGCATCAGGTCGAGGTACGGCCGCATGGGGACAGTCTAAAGCGGCCCACTGGGGGCCGCCTCGGGCTGGCTGGGGTGGGTTCAGGCGGCCTGGGGTTCGCCGCGTGGGTCCTGACGCTGGGCGCTGAGCACCCCGAGGGCCAGGAGGATCAGGGCGGCGCTGGTGCCGAAGGTGCCGGGGCCGGCGGTGCGGGCGTACAGCGGGCCGGCCAGCAGGGGTCCGGTGATCTGGGCGAGGGCGCCGAAGCTCTGCGCGCCGCCCTGGACTTTGCCCTGCGCGTCGGCGGGCGCGGCGTTCGAGAGCAGGGCGCCGGTGCTGGCGGTGAAGATGCCCTCGCCGACGGCCATGCAGATGGTCGCGGCGTACACCAGCCACGCGGCGGGCCAGAAGGCCAGGGCAGCCAGCCCCAGGGTGCCCACCACACCCAGCGTCAGGCCCAGTTGCGCCACGCCGCGCTCGCCGAGGCGTTTGAGGAGCAGGGGCAGCAGGCCGCCCTGGGCGATGATGTCGCACACCCCGACGATCATGAAGACGGTACCCATCTGCGCGGGGCCCCAGTGCAGGGTGTCGCGGCCCAGGAGGACCAGCACGGTCTGGAGGATGGTGAAGGGCAGCATGAACAGGGCGCTGACCGTCACGAGGCGGCGCACGGCGGGGTAGGCCAGGACGCCGCGCAGCTGCGCGAGGGGGTTGAGGTGCGCGGCGTCGAAGTGCCGCTGGCGGCGCTCGGGGCTGAGGCTTTCGGGCAGGATGAACGCGCCCCAGAGCATGTTCAGCAGGCACACGCCCGCGGCGACGAACATGGGCAGGCTCAGGCTGATGTGGGCGAGCGCGCCGCCGATGGCGGGCCCGAGGATGAATCCGGCGCCGACGACCGCGCCGATCTGCCCGAAGACCCGGCCGCGGTCCTCTTCGGGGGTGGTGTCGGCGAGGTAGCCGAACAGGGCGCTCATGCCGCCCGCGGTGAGGCCGTCGATGCAGCGGCCCAGGAACAGCATAGTCAGGCTACCGCCGATGCCGAACAGCACGTACCCGATGGCGGAGCCGAGCAGGCTGAGGATCAGGACGGGCCGGCGGCCGTACGCGTCACTCAGGGCGCCCAGGACGGGCGAGGCGAGGAACGACAGCAGCGCGAAGCAGGCGCCCAGCCAGCCGATGACGGTGGCCTGCCGGGCCACGTCCGGGACGTACTGCATGACGATGTACGGCAGGACCGGGAACACCAGGGACATGCCGATGGAGAACAGGAACGCGGTGGTGAGCAGGAACAGCAGCGGGGGGCGGCGGGGTGGGGCAGAGGGGGTCATGCGGTTCAGGCTAGGGGAGCGGCGGGGCGGAGCGATTGAAGAAAAGCGGCGCGTTCAGGGGTGCACGAGCGGGGAGCGGCGGGTGTACAGGCCCTCGTCCTGGAGGGCGTCGTGGCGGTGCTGCATCTGGCGGGCGTACTCGCGGAAGGTGCGGGGGGTCATGTGGGCCAGGGCGCGGAATTCGCGGGTCAGGTGGGCCTGGTCGGCGAAGCCCAGGTCGTACGCGAGGCCGGCGAGGGGTTCGTCCGGGTTGAGGTGCAGGCGGTTGTGGGCTTCCTCGAAGCGGATCAGGCGGGCCAGGGTCTTGGCGCCCACGCCGACTTCCTGACTGAAGGCGCGTTCCAGGGCGCGGGCGCTGACGTTCAGCGTCTCGGCCAGGGGGCCGATGCGGGCCGTGCCGAGCGAGTGGTACAGCTGCGTGGCGGCGCGGATGCCCACGCCGGGTTCCCGCTCCTGGTCGCGCAGGCGTTCAAGCAGCCAGGCGTCCACGACCTCGCGCGCCTCGGTCCACGCGCCGGCGCGCAGCAGGGCGGGGACGGCGCGGGCGACCGGGGCGGACAGCTGCCCCAGGTCCAGCTGGTCCACGCCCATGCGCCAGCCGAACAGCTGCACGGCGCCCCAGGGGTACAGTTCGATGCCCAGTGCGCGGGTCAGGCCGTAGGACAGCAGGCGCCGTGGCGTGAGGCTCAGGCCGCTCAGGTGCGCGCCGCTCAGGCGTTCGGGGGCGCTGGTCGTGTCCGGCGCGAGCCAGGAGTCGCCGCTGAAGAACAGGACGCGCACGGTGCGTTCCGGCATGAAGTGGTGGTATTCCTCGCCGGGCGCGTGGTGTTCTTCCAGCTGCCAGTACGTGCGGACCAGGGCGCGCAGGGGCGGGCTGGGCGGCAGTTCCTGGTACATGCTCCTACTGTGGCAGAGCGGAGGGCGGGGCACCTCCGCCAGACGGACAGGGCCGCTGACGGAAATCTTCAAGACGCCCTGCTGGGGTGTCCGGTCAGGCCGGGCCCGGAGTACGCTGAGGGGACCATGGCGACGCGCCGGCCTCCCGCTTCCGACCTGCCATTCCGGGGGCCTCCGGAGGAATTGCGCCGGACGCTGTACCTGCTGGCGATCGTGCTGGGCCTGCTGGTGGTGGGGGCGCTGAACGTGCTGGCGTACTCCACGGGCACCCGGAATCTGTACGTGCAGGTGGTGCTGCCGGTCACGATGATCCCGGTGCTGTTCAGCCTGGGGTGGCTGCTGTCGCGCCGGCCTCTGGCGCTGCCCGAGCGGCTGATGTTCTTCACGGTGAATGTGCAGGTGCTCGCGCAGGCGCTGTTGGAGGAGATGCAGCGTCCGGCGCTGTCCGGCGGGTCGGACTTGGTGTACTGGTCGGTGGTGGTGAACGTGATGCTGGCGTACCTGCTGTTCCCGAACCGCGAGGCGGGGCGCTACAGCGCGGCGCTGTTCGTGCTGTCCGTGGTGGTGCCGTGGGCGGGGCTGGCGCTGGGGGGCGGCGCGGTGTCGGCGGACCTACCGCGGGTGCAGCTGACGGTGGGGATCGTACTGCTGTTCGTGCACGCGCTGTCGTGGTACCGGGGGCAGTTCGAGGCGCAGCGCAGCGAGGTGCGGGTCATGGCGCAGCTGGCGCACACGGACCTGCTCACGAACCTGCCGAACCGGCGCGGCATGTACCCGGCTGTGCAGGAGCTGCTGACGTCGGGCGGCGCGGCGCTGCTGCTGGATCTGGATCACTTCAAGCGCGTGAACGACACGTTTGGGCATCAGGTGGGCGATGAGGTGCTGGAGCGCTCCGCGCGGCTGATGGAGGCGCAGTTGCCGCCCGGCGGGAAGGTGGGCCGCTGGGGTGGCGAGGAGTTCCTGATGACCCTGCCGGGCCTGGGGGCCCCCGAGGCCGCTCAGCTGGCCGAGCGGCTGTGTCAGACGTTCCGCACGCAGAGCATGGTGGGCGTGGGGCTGGTGACGGTCAGTGTGGGGGTGACGCTCGCGCGGGTGGGGGAGACCCTGCCGGCCCTGGTGGCCCGCGCGGATGAGCACCTGTACGCCGCCAAGCACGCGGGCCGCGACGGCTGGCGGGACGCGCCGCTGCTGGACGGAGGCGCGGACGGGTCGGTGTCTGCGTTCCCGGACGTGTGACACCCGGCGGCGTTTAGACTTGCCGCTGTATGACGACCTACCGCAAAGAGTCGGACACGATGGGCATCCTGGACGTGGACGCCAGCCGTTACTGGGGCGCGCAGACGGAGCGCAGCATTCACAACTTCCCGATTGGCCGGGACACGTTCGTGTGGGGGCGGCCCGTGATCCGCGCGCTGGGCATCCTGAAAAAGGGTGCGGCGCAGGCGAACGCGGACCTGGGTGAACTGCCGCGCGACGTGGCGGACCTGATCGTGCAGGCGGCGGACGAGGTGATCGCCGGGACGCTGGACGAGCACTTCCCGCTGGTGGTGTTCCAGACTGGCAGCGGCACGCAGAGCAACATGAACGCGAACGAGGTCATCAGCAACCGCGCCATCGAGATCGCGGGTGGCGAGCTGGGCAGCAAGAAGCCGGTGCACCCGAACGATCACGTGAACCGCGGTCAGAGCAGCAACGACACCTTCCCGACCGCGATGCATATCGCGGTGGTGCTGGAACTGAACGAGCGCCTGTACGGCAGCGTGGGCAAGCTGCGCGACACCCTGCATGCCAAGGCGCAGGAGCACGCCGGGCTGGTGAAGGTGGGGCGCACGCACCTGCAGGACGCCACGCCCATCACGCTGGGTCAGGAGATCGGCGGCTGGGTCGCGCAGCTCGACTACGCGCTTGCCGAGGTCCGGCACGCTGGCGAGGGCCTGCTGGAACTCGCAATTGGCGGCACGGCGGTGGGTACCGGCCTGAACGCCCACCCGCAGTTCGGTGATCTGGCCGCGCAGAAGTACGCCGAGGAGACGGGCTTCGCGTTCCGCAGCGCGGAGAACAAGTTCGCGGCCCTCAGCGCGCACGACGCCCTGGTGCAGACCAGCGCGGCCCTGCGGACCCTGGCGGGCGCTCTGATGAAGATGGCGAACGACGTGCGGTGGCTCGCGTCAGGCCCCCGCAACGGCATCGGCGAGATCACCATTCCCGAAAACGAGCCCGGCAGCTCCATCATGCCCGGCAAGGTGAACCCCACCCAGAGTGAAGCGATGACGATGGTCGCCACGCGCGTGTTCGGCAACGACGCCACCGTGGCCTTCGCCGGGTCCCAGGGGAACTTCCAGCTGAACGTGTTCAAGCCCGTGATGGTGCACGCCGTGCTGGAGAGCATCCGCCTCATCAGTGACGCCTGCCTCGCCTTCAACGACAACTGCGCGGTTGGCATCGAGCCGAACGTGGAGAAGATCGAGCACAACCTCAGCATCAACCTGATGCAGGTCACGGCGCTGAACAAGCACATCGGGTACGACAAGGCCGCCGCGATCGCCAAGAAGGCCCACAAGGAGGGCAGCAGCCTCAGGGAGGCGGCGCTGGCGCTGGGTTACGTCACGGAAGACGAGTTCGCGCAGTGGGTCGTACCGCTCGACATGACGCACAGCTGAACCTGACCGCACAGGGGAACGGGAGGCGTCAGCTGGTTGCCTCCCGTTCCTCTGTGCGGTCAGTTCGTGTCCGGGACGTAATGCAGGGCCGCGGCATTGTCCAGGCCCAGGCTGAACAGCTCGGTCTTGAAGTCGACACTGACGTACATCATGTTCCAGCCCTTCTTGAAGGGCAGGTTGATTGCGATGCTGATCGCGTTGTTGCACTTCAGGGAGCCCGTGACCGTGTCGTCCTGCGTGACGAACACCGGCACGTGGCGCGTGCTGACGTAGGACGAGCCGTTGAAGGTGATGGTCACCTCGTTCAGTGACACGCCCCCCTGCGTTGACGTGAAGTCCGCGCCGGTCACGAACAGCGCCTGCGTGCCGGGCGCGGACTCCGTCAGGGACTCCAGACACACGGAGGACAGGTCGCCGATCACCTGCGGCGCCGCCTTCGGGGACAGGTTCGTTCTGGCCAGGACGCCCTGCGCGCTGCCGGGCAGCGTGACCGTGCCGGTGCCCAGGGCGCTCACGCTGGCCGTGGAGAGCACCGGGCCGGGCACGCTGGTGTTCGTCGTGTCGAGCGTGCGCAGCGTCAGGGTCCCGGGGCCGTACGTCCACGCCGAGTTCCCCAGCACGCCGGTCTCCAGCGCGACGTTCAGGGTCGCGCCCGGAATGACGGCCGGTGCGGGCGCTCCACCGCCGCCACACGCGGTCAGGGCGGCACTCAGGGCGAGGAGGGCGGCGCTCGTCAGAAGTCGCTTCATGGGGTCAGTGTGCGTGCGCGGCCGTTGCGGCGGCGTTGCACCTTCCTGGGCGTTCCCGGTCATCAATATGTTCAGGTGGCCGGGTTCACGCGGCCCACCGGCGCGCCGGGGCAGCGCGTCAGAACCGCGCAAGAGCGGCGGAGTACACTCGAGGTCAGAGAGGACCACGTGGTCCTTCAGTCGGGCGTCAGGTGCGCTTGTTACGCTGGGCAATCACAGGTCCTCGCGGCCTGCCCAAGCCCTGAACACCCCAGCCCCCTCTTCTCTTCCCGGAGCCTGCCTGATCCCATGCGTGTCCTGACCACCCTGCTGACCACCCTCCTGCTGTCCTCGCCCGCCGCGGCCCTGCAACTCATCGTGTGGGACCGCGACCTGTCCACCAAACTGGGCGACGGCGAGAGCAGCGGCGGGCGCGTCACGGTGCGCTTGGCCTCGGATTACACCGGGCCGGTGGTGGTGCTCTTCGCCCCCAGTGACGACGAGCGGGCCCGCGGCACCTTCGCCGGCCTGAAAAGCCGCTACGTGGGCACGCTGACCAATGGCCAACTGAACCTGTTCCCGGAAGACCGCTCGTCAGCGCAGTCCATCACGAAGTTCCTGTCAGGCTTCAAGCTGTCAGTGAACGTGCAGGTGAACGCCGCGCCGGTCAGCCTGCCGGGCCTGCGGAAGTCCGCGGCGCCCGGTCAGAACCGCTGAGTCTGACGCCCCCCGCGCAGCGGGACCGTCAGAACCACGCAGATTTCATCAAGACAGCCCCGCATGGACGGGGGTAGGATCACGTCATTGCGTCTGCCTGCCGTGGCAGGCGACCTTCAAGGAGACCCATGCTGGCCCAGATTCTTGTGGTTGAAGACGATCCCCACCTCGGACCCCTGCTCAAGGAGTACCTGTCCGCCGACTACCAGGTGCATCACGCCGCCACCCTGAAAGACGCGCAGGCCTGGCTGGGGACGCACACGGCCCAGCTGATCCTGCTGGACCTGAACCTGCCCGACGGGGACGGCCTGGACCTCGTGCAGGCGCTGCGGCAGTACTCTTCGACGCCCGTACTGGTCCTCTCGGCCCGCAGTGGCGTGCAGGAGCGCGTGGCCGGACTGAACGCCGGAGCGGACGACTACCTCACCAAGCCGTTTGCCATGCCGGAACTCGACGCGCGCATCTCCGCGCTGCTGCGCCGCACGGCCGCCGGGACGGGCGTGAACCTGGGCAACACCAGCCTCTCGACCAGCAGCCTGCTGCTCAGCGTGAACGACAAGAATGTCAACCTCACCGAGCATGAGGCCCGCATCCTGGAACTGATGATGCGCACGCCCGAGCGGGTGTTCTCCCGGGCGGACATCGAGTCGCACCTGTACGGCTGGGAAACCCCGAACAGCAACAGCGTCGAGGTGCGCATCTCACAGCTGCGCAAGAAGCTTGAAAGTGCCGGATCGGACCTGAGAATCCGGACCATCCGCAACGTCGGGTACGTCCTGCAGGCCTGATGATGCCCGAGGCGCGGCCCGTCACGACCCCGCCCGGGGCGCGGCGGGCCGCGCTGCTCACGCCCGGCGCGGGCCTGTACTCGGCGCGGGTGGCGTGGCGGCACAGCCTGCGCTTCCGGCTGGCCCTGACCTACAGCGCCCTGAGCGCCCTGCTACTGATGCTGATCACGCTGGGCGTCGTGTCGCTGCTGCTGTCGCGCATGGAGCAGCAGTTCGTGGACCGCCTGAACGACCGCGCCGACACGCTGGCCGAGGCGTTCACGAACACGGGTGGGGGGCTGGGCCGCACGGCGGGCGGCGCAGGCGCCTACACCCTGCTGATCGACCCGGACGGGCAGGTCGTGGCGGCCAGCCCGGCGCTGCGGGATTACATCGACTCCGGGTACCCGTTCGGTTCACTGTCGCGCGTGCCCATTCAGAACACCACCGTGCGGGCCGTCAAGCGTGCCGCCGGGAACTTCGGGACGCTGTGGGTCGGCCTGCCGGAGGATGACCTGATCGCCGCGCGCCAGAGCGCCCTGAGTGCGCTGCTGCTGGCCCTGGTGACCGCACCGCTGATCCTGCTGCTGACCGGCTGGTGGGTGGGCCGGCGCGCGCTGGCGGGCCTGGAGCACGCGGCGAATCTGGCCGACCAGCTGGACCCGGCACGCAACCTTGACCCGCTGCCGCTGCCCGCGCGGGAGGACGAGGTGCAGCGCCTCCTCGTGGCGATCAACAGCCTGCTGGTCCGCATCGAGGCCCAGCAGGCGCGTGAGAAGCAGCTGCTGGGCCAGATCGTGCATGAGCTGGGCGCGCCGCTGACCGTGCTGAAAGCCAGCCTGAGCCGCGCCGAGGCCCGCCTGGGCGACCCGGAGGTCGCGCGCGCCGCCCTCGTCGCGGACGAGCTGACCTTCACCACGCAGGACCTGATGCAGCTGGCGCGCGGGCAGCTGGAATTGAAACTCGCCTGGCATTACATCCCCGCGCGCACCCTGCGTGACCGCCTGGACCGCCTGGTGCCGGGCACGACCTTCACCGGGGACTGGGGGGGCGGCATCCTGTGCGACCCGGACCGCCTGACGCAGGCGCTTCGGAACCTGCTGGCGAACGGGCGGCGGCACGCGGGCCCCGAGGGCACCGTCACGCTGGACCTGCACGAGACGCCGGAGAAACTGTGCTTCCGGGTGCGGGATTCCGGGCCCGGCCTGCCCGCTGAACTGGGTGACCGGATCTTCGAGCCGTTCGTGAGTGGCGCGGGCAGCAGCGGCCTGGGCCTGAGCGTGGCCCGGCAGATCGCGCGCATGCACGGCGGGGACCTGAGTGGCACGAACCACCCGGACGGCGGCGCCCTGTTCACGCTGGCGCTGCCCGGCGCGGCCCTCGGGGATGACAGCGAGGATCTGGAAGACGCCGAGCTACTGGACGAGCCGCCCCTGGCCCCGGCCACCCCGCCGGTCACATGAGTGCGCCGGGGTCCCGCAGGCCCCCTATGCTGACCGGGTGACCAGCCGTCTGTTCGATCCGCCCGCCCCACCCCATCCGGACGAGCGGCGGGCGCTGCTGGCCCTG from Deinococcus radiotolerans includes these protein-coding regions:
- a CDS encoding thymidylate synthase; this translates as MRPYLDLMQHVLEHGTDKTDRTGTGTRSVFGAQLRFDLQRGFPLVTTKKVHLKSVIVELLWFLRGDTNVKWLQERGVSIWDEWADENGDLGPVYSAQWRSWPTPDGGHIDQIAQVIEQIKRTPDSRRLIVNAWNVAQIDDMALPPCHAMFQFYVADGRLSCQLYQRSADLFLGVPFNIASYALLTLMVAQVCGLEPGEFIWTGGDVHLYRNHFEQAKLQLSREERPLPVMHLNPAVKDIFDFQYEDFRLDGYTPHPGIKAPVAV
- a CDS encoding MFS transporter; translated protein: MTPSAPPRRPPLLFLLTTAFLFSIGMSLVFPVLPYIVMQYVPDVARQATVIGWLGACFALLSFLASPVLGALSDAYGRRPVLILSLLGSAIGYVLFGIGGSLTMLFLGRCIDGLTAGGMSALFGYLADTTPEEDRGRVFGQIGAVVGAGFILGPAIGGALAHISLSLPMFVAAGVCLLNMLWGAFILPESLSPERRQRHFDAAHLNPLAQLRGVLAYPAVRRLVTVSALFMLPFTILQTVLVLLGRDTLHWGPAQMGTVFMIVGVCDIIAQGGLLPLLLKRLGERGVAQLGLTLGVVGTLGLAALAFWPAAWLVYAATICMAVGEGIFTASTGALLSNAAPADAQGKVQGGAQSFGALAQITGPLLAGPLYARTAGPGTFGTSAALILLALGVLSAQRQDPRGEPQAA
- a CDS encoding AraC family transcriptional regulator, which produces MYQELPPSPPLRALVRTYWQLEEHHAPGEEYHHFMPERTVRVLFFSGDSWLAPDTTSAPERLSGAHLSGLSLTPRRLLSYGLTRALGIELYPWGAVQLFGWRMGVDQLDLGQLSAPVARAVPALLRAGAWTEAREVVDAWLLERLRDQEREPGVGIRAATQLYHSLGTARIGPLAETLNVSARALERAFSQEVGVGAKTLARLIRFEEAHNRLHLNPDEPLAGLAYDLGFADQAHLTREFRALAHMTPRTFREYARQMQHRHDALQDEGLYTRRSPLVHP
- a CDS encoding GGDEF domain-containing protein gives rise to the protein MRRTLYLLAIVLGLLVVGALNVLAYSTGTRNLYVQVVLPVTMIPVLFSLGWLLSRRPLALPERLMFFTVNVQVLAQALLEEMQRPALSGGSDLVYWSVVVNVMLAYLLFPNREAGRYSAALFVLSVVVPWAGLALGGGAVSADLPRVQLTVGIVLLFVHALSWYRGQFEAQRSEVRVMAQLAHTDLLTNLPNRRGMYPAVQELLTSGGAALLLDLDHFKRVNDTFGHQVGDEVLERSARLMEAQLPPGGKVGRWGGEEFLMTLPGLGAPEAAQLAERLCQTFRTQSMVGVGLVTVSVGVTLARVGETLPALVARADEHLYAAKHAGRDGWRDAPLLDGGADGSVSAFPDV
- the fumC gene encoding class II fumarate hydratase, which codes for MTTYRKESDTMGILDVDASRYWGAQTERSIHNFPIGRDTFVWGRPVIRALGILKKGAAQANADLGELPRDVADLIVQAADEVIAGTLDEHFPLVVFQTGSGTQSNMNANEVISNRAIEIAGGELGSKKPVHPNDHVNRGQSSNDTFPTAMHIAVVLELNERLYGSVGKLRDTLHAKAQEHAGLVKVGRTHLQDATPITLGQEIGGWVAQLDYALAEVRHAGEGLLELAIGGTAVGTGLNAHPQFGDLAAQKYAEETGFAFRSAENKFAALSAHDALVQTSAALRTLAGALMKMANDVRWLASGPRNGIGEITIPENEPGSSIMPGKVNPTQSEAMTMVATRVFGNDATVAFAGSQGNFQLNVFKPVMVHAVLESIRLISDACLAFNDNCAVGIEPNVEKIEHNLSINLMQVTALNKHIGYDKAAAIAKKAHKEGSSLREAALALGYVTEDEFAQWVVPLDMTHS
- a CDS encoding response regulator transcription factor, which codes for MLAQILVVEDDPHLGPLLKEYLSADYQVHHAATLKDAQAWLGTHTAQLILLDLNLPDGDGLDLVQALRQYSSTPVLVLSARSGVQERVAGLNAGADDYLTKPFAMPELDARISALLRRTAAGTGVNLGNTSLSTSSLLLSVNDKNVNLTEHEARILELMMRTPERVFSRADIESHLYGWETPNSNSVEVRISQLRKKLESAGSDLRIRTIRNVGYVLQA
- a CDS encoding sensor histidine kinase; this translates as MPEARPVTTPPGARRAALLTPGAGLYSARVAWRHSLRFRLALTYSALSALLLMLITLGVVSLLLSRMEQQFVDRLNDRADTLAEAFTNTGGGLGRTAGGAGAYTLLIDPDGQVVAASPALRDYIDSGYPFGSLSRVPIQNTTVRAVKRAAGNFGTLWVGLPEDDLIAARQSALSALLLALVTAPLILLLTGWWVGRRALAGLEHAANLADQLDPARNLDPLPLPAREDEVQRLLVAINSLLVRIEAQQAREKQLLGQIVHELGAPLTVLKASLSRAEARLGDPEVARAALVADELTFTTQDLMQLARGQLELKLAWHYIPARTLRDRLDRLVPGTTFTGDWGGGILCDPDRLTQALRNLLANGRRHAGPEGTVTLDLHETPEKLCFRVRDSGPGLPAELGDRIFEPFVSGAGSSGLGLSVARQIARMHGGDLSGTNHPDGGALFTLALPGAALGDDSEDLEDAELLDEPPLAPATPPVT